The Bacillota bacterium genome includes a window with the following:
- a CDS encoding GGDEF domain-containing protein yields the protein MVEALKKIERQKARLLWKKEVFHVPYIRFGVFLIGFLIVWILRQGKLEDAVFAWATVLYGLFALAAWIAARSRMISLRNVTIWWLAGFSVDTIYGGYLVYFTGGANSPLAPLLAGSLLRVLVTYPHLPVFYIIFFLHLFVYFLACVSSGGIAVFFQLEFCITLLLLLGTGLVIIYLIRHHDEISLAKMKLAGERNELEVLALTDGLTGVYNYRYFQYCLVEEIKRAERYKIPLSLLIFDLDFFKTYNDTFGHPAGDRVLKKVAEILRQRLRSNDILCRYGGDEFVAILSGTGAREAAQVAKNLKEAIENYPFPGRHCLPGGRLTVSVGVATYPDDASNHIDLVEQADRRLYMAKSSDDLSTR from the coding sequence GTGGTTGAGGCGCTGAAAAAAATAGAAAGGCAGAAGGCCAGGCTTCTCTGGAAAAAAGAGGTTTTCCATGTTCCTTACATAAGATTCGGAGTTTTTTTAATCGGTTTCCTGATCGTATGGATTTTGAGACAGGGAAAATTGGAAGACGCGGTTTTCGCCTGGGCCACCGTTCTTTACGGGCTTTTTGCCCTCGCGGCCTGGATTGCAGCACGCTCCCGCATGATTTCCCTGCGAAACGTAACGATCTGGTGGCTGGCCGGCTTCAGCGTTGATACGATTTACGGCGGTTACCTTGTTTATTTTACTGGAGGCGCAAACAGCCCCCTTGCCCCCCTCCTGGCCGGGAGCCTCCTCCGGGTCCTCGTTACATACCCTCATTTACCCGTTTTTTACATCATTTTTTTTCTCCACCTCTTTGTATACTTTTTGGCCTGTGTGAGTTCAGGGGGAATTGCAGTGTTTTTTCAGCTTGAATTCTGTATCACCCTCCTTTTGCTCCTGGGAACCGGCCTGGTAATCATTTACCTCATCAGGCATCACGATGAAATCAGTCTTGCCAAGATGAAGCTCGCCGGAGAGCGGAATGAACTGGAGGTGCTGGCCCTTACCGACGGTTTGACTGGGGTTTACAACTACCGCTATTTTCAATACTGCCTTGTGGAAGAGATAAAGCGGGCCGAACGCTACAAGATCCCCCTTTCTCTGCTGATTTTCGATCTCGACTTTTTCAAAACATACAACGATACCTTTGGGCATCCTGCGGGCGACAGGGTGCTTAAAAAGGTGGCAGAAATTTTGCGCCAGCGCCTGCGGAGCAACGATATTTTGTGCCGTTACGGTGGGGATGAATTTGTGGCAATTCTGAGCGGCACCGGTGCCCGGGAGGCGGCCCAGGTTGCCAAAAATTTGAAAGAGGCCATTGAAAACTACCCGTTTCCCGGCCGGCATTGTTTGCCGGGTGGCAGGCTTACGGTTTCTGTAGGAGTTGCCACTTATCCCGATGATGCTTCGAACCATATTGATCTGGTGGAGCAGGCAGACCGGCGGCTCTACATGGCGAAATCATCAGACGATCTGAGCACTCGTTAA